The Sandaracinaceae bacterium DNA segment CGTCAAGCCGAACCTGCCCGACGGATACCTGGCGCTCGCCGACAGCCTGAGAGAACACCTCCTGTGAACGAGCGCGCCAAGCGGCTCCTTCGCGACGCCGGCTCGGAGCGGACCTCGGTCCTGCTCGTCGAGGACAGCGCCAGCGACCGGCGCCTCCTGCTCGACGCGATGGAGAACTTCGCGACGGTGCGCGCGGTCGCGAAGCTCCAGGACGCGCTCGCGCTGCTCGACGCGGAGGAGGCCGACGTCGTCCTGCTCGATCTGCACCTCCCGGACGCGTACGGGCTCGAGGGGCTGATCCGACTGCGCGAGCGTCACCCGCAGCTCCCCGTGGTGGTGCTCACCGGGGGCGAGCTCGACGTCGCGCTCGACGCGCTGGCCGAGGGAGCGCAGGACTTCCTGTCAAAGGACGAGATCGATCCCCTCCGTCTCGCGCGCGCCATCGCCTTCGCGCTCGAGCGGCAGCAGCTGCGCGAGCAGCTCGAGTCGCGGGCGGACGACGCGGCGCGCTCGGCCGAGGAGCTCGAGGGCGTGCTCGAGGTGGCGGCCGACGCCCTGCTGCTCCTGGACGTCGCATCGCTGCGGATCGTCTGGGCGAACGAGGCCGCGCGGGCCCTGTTCCGCGCCGAGGCCGAGACGTCGATCCTCGGTCGGCGACCGCTGACCGCGTCGATGCTGGAGCGAGCCCGGTCCGGGGAGGTCGAGGTTCAGGCGAACGTCAACGGCGGCGACAAGCGGGACCTGGCGCTGCGCGCGACCCGCACCCGCTTTCGCGGGGCGCCCGTCTGGTACGCGTCGCTGCGAGACGCGGAGTCGCGACGCGAGACCGAAGAAGCGGAGCGGCGGCTGGTGCGCGGAGAACGTCTGCTCGCGCTCGGGCAGATGGCCGCGAGCGTGTCGCACGAGATCAACAACCCCATCGCGTACGTGCTCGCGAACCTCCAGACCCTGCAGCGCGCGATGCGCGCCGGCTCGCAGTGGGACCGCGACGCGGACGAGATGCTGGACGACGCATTGACGGGGTCCCAGCGCGTCGCGTCGATCGTCAGCGATCTGCAGACCTTCGCGCGCGTGCGGGACGAGGCGGTGACCCGCGTGCACCTGGACGTGGTGGCGAGGGCGGCGCTCAACCTGCTGTCGAGCCGCGTGCGGAAGTCGCGCGCGAAGGTGCAGATGGAGCTGCCGGAGGTCGCCCCCATCTCGGCCTTCGAGGGGCGCCTCATCCAGGTGGCGAGCAACCTGGTCGCCAACGCGCTCGACGCCCTCGAGGAGAGCGGCGGCACGGTGACGGTGCGGACGACCGAGGACGAAGCGGGCGTCTGCCTGATCGTCGAGGACGACGGGCCCGGCATGAGCGAGGAGACGCGCCAGCGCGTGTTCACGCCGTTCTTCACCACCAAGGGCAGCCGCGGCGGCATGGGGCTCGGCTTGAGCGTGTGCGCCGAGATCGCGGACCGACACGGGGGCACGCTCGCCCTCGACTCGCAGCTGGCGCAGGGCACGCGCGTCACGCTGCGGTTGCCCAGGGCCACCGGGCTCGAGGCGGAGCGGCCCGCGCCGACCCACAGCGGGACCCGGGCGCGCGTCCGAGGGGGGCGCATCCTGCTCATCGACGACGAGGAGCTCGTGCGCCGCGGCTACCGCCGCATGCTCGGCCGGCGCTTCGAGATCGAGACCGCCGCGAGCGGGCCGGACGCGCTGGCGCTCCTGGCGCGCGATGAGCGCTTCGACCTCGTGCTCTGCGACGTCGAGATGCCGGAGATGGATGGCCCGTCGGTGCTCGAGGCGATCGAGCGGCTGCACCCCGATCTCGCGCCCCGCTTCGTGTTCTGCACGGGCGGCGTCTTCACGGAGGCCAGCGTGCACGCGCTCGCGCAGCGCTCCGTGCCCACGGTGGCCAAGCCGCTCGACCTCGCCACGGTGCGAGACCTCGTCCATCGCTTCTCGAGCGACGAGGCCGCCGAAGGGTGACCCGACTCTCGATCCTCCACGACGCGGACGGAGTGGTGGTGGTCGACAAGCCGCCCGGGCTCGAGGCGACCGGCCGCACGCCCGACGATCCGGGCGGGGTCCAGCATCACCTCGCGGTCCAGCTGCGGCGGCCCGTCTGGGCCGTGCACCAGCTCGACCGCGACACGAGCGGGGTGCTGATCTTCGTCCGCAAGAGGTCGCTCGTCGCGCGCTGGCAGGAGGCGCTGGCGAGGGGCGACAAGCGCTACGTCGCGCTCGTGCACGGACGTGAGGGGCACGGGAGCGAGGCGTTCGAGCCGCGCACGATCGACGCGCCCTTGGCCTACGATCGCGGCGCGCGGCGATGGGTGGTGCGCGAGGGAGGTAAGCCGGCGCGCTCGACGGTGGAGGTCGTGTCGGTCGGCGCCGACGCGATGCGTGTGCATGTCACCTTGCACACCGGGCGCACGCACCAGGCGCGCGTGCACCTCGCGCACGTGGGCCACCCGCTGATCGGAGAGCGGCGCTACCGCACGCCTCCTTGCGAGCTGCACCCTCGGCACGCGCTGCACGCGGCGCGCGTCGCGGCCCTCGGGGCGGTGTTCGAGGCGCCGCTGCCAGAGGACCTGAGAGCGCTCGCGCGGCGGCTCGGGCTCGACGAGGGGTGAGAGTCCGCGCTCGTGGGTACGCAAGGATTGCGTAGCACAAGTTAACAAGTGAACACCGTCCCCTGTCCCCCAGAGCGGGGTCTCGGTTTGGGGCTACTCGGCGTCGGGGGCGGCGCCGGGGGCGAGGACCTGGAGGCGGGCGGCGCGGGGGACCTCGACGCGGGCCGTCTCTTCGAGCGCGGCGTCTTCGGTCATCTCGTCGACGTCGGCGCGGAGGGCGATCACGGCGTCGCCTTCGCGGCGCACTTCGTAGCGG contains these protein-coding regions:
- a CDS encoding response regulator, whose amino-acid sequence is MNERAKRLLRDAGSERTSVLLVEDSASDRRLLLDAMENFATVRAVAKLQDALALLDAEEADVVLLDLHLPDAYGLEGLIRLRERHPQLPVVVLTGGELDVALDALAEGAQDFLSKDEIDPLRLARAIAFALERQQLREQLESRADDAARSAEELEGVLEVAADALLLLDVASLRIVWANEAARALFRAEAETSILGRRPLTASMLERARSGEVEVQANVNGGDKRDLALRATRTRFRGAPVWYASLRDAESRRETEEAERRLVRGERLLALGQMAASVSHEINNPIAYVLANLQTLQRAMRAGSQWDRDADEMLDDALTGSQRVASIVSDLQTFARVRDEAVTRVHLDVVARAALNLLSSRVRKSRAKVQMELPEVAPISAFEGRLIQVASNLVANALDALEESGGTVTVRTTEDEAGVCLIVEDDGPGMSEETRQRVFTPFFTTKGSRGGMGLGLSVCAEIADRHGGTLALDSQLAQGTRVTLRLPRATGLEAERPAPTHSGTRARVRGGRILLIDDEELVRRGYRRMLGRRFEIETAASGPDALALLARDERFDLVLCDVEMPEMDGPSVLEAIERLHPDLAPRFVFCTGGVFTEASVHALAQRSVPTVAKPLDLATVRDLVHRFSSDEAAEG
- a CDS encoding RluA family pseudouridine synthase; protein product: MTRLSILHDADGVVVVDKPPGLEATGRTPDDPGGVQHHLAVQLRRPVWAVHQLDRDTSGVLIFVRKRSLVARWQEALARGDKRYVALVHGREGHGSEAFEPRTIDAPLAYDRGARRWVVREGGKPARSTVEVVSVGADAMRVHVTLHTGRTHQARVHLAHVGHPLIGERRYRTPPCELHPRHALHAARVAALGAVFEAPLPEDLRALARRLGLDEG